In Uranotaenia lowii strain MFRU-FL chromosome 2, ASM2978415v1, whole genome shotgun sequence, one genomic interval encodes:
- the LOC129749422 gene encoding uncharacterized protein LOC129749422: MVSSTDLNNTTTISSKLPSPKTAMLYDPGSSGYVDWLSKSTTLDDIYRNYLSPSMSNVTNDMGNHRADTAVNPNLQQPSVAGDYFDEGVITGFAVQHPDPSQHPSPVYSQPYNPSYNPSSYNPSYKAQSYKPNPYQLQPRPAPGQVPNKNPHELLQGESRGDYYHIHRLEYEHEKEHHHEGKSLALKDLFDIALTTLAFLSFGMFILQVIMCLTMTNADTNLMVPVATTELTGEGVEEVRIGGRRRRRRSLLELNQLQRLGEINEIARKVLDSMDAAIHAKEDSGRCSQFVICEGNQLSTGLKYIRRYWMAVWNLGISWLTGNLVNEESRSGVILDCLKSMIVGLGGGDCRKSFHCVVGHKPGVKIKQ, encoded by the exons ATGGTATCCTCAACGGACCTGAACAACACTACAACCATCAGCAGTAAGCTTCCCTCACCAAAGACAGCCATGCTGTACGATCCTGGATCCTCCGGCTATGTCGATTGGTTGTCCAA ATCTACCACCCTGGATGACATCTACCGGAACTATCTATCGCCGAGCATGTCGAACGTAACGAATGACATGGGGAATCATCGAGCCGATACAGCTGTGAACCCCAACCTCCAACAACCATCCGTAGCTGGCGATTACTTCGACGAAGGTGTCATCACGGGCTTTGCAGTTCAACATCCGGACCCTAGCCAACACCCATCTCCAGTCTACAGTCAGCCCTACAATCCGTCCTACAATCCGTCCTCCTATAATCCGTCCTACAAAGCTCAGTCTTACAAGCCCAATCCGTATCAACTGCAACCGAGACCGGCACCCGGTCAGGTGCCCAACAAAAACCCTCACGAACTTCTACAGGGAGAATCCCGGGGAGATTACTACCACATCCACCGACTCGAGTACGAACACGAAAAGGAACATCACCACGAAGGCAAGAGTCTAGCCCTGAAGGACCTGTTCGACATCGCCCTGACCACGTTGGCATTCCTGTCGTTCGGGATGTTTATCCTGCAGGTGATAATGTGCCTCACGATGACGAATGCGGACACCAATCTGATGGTTCCGGTCGCGACGACGGAGCTAACCGGCGAAGGCGTCGAAGAGGTGCGTATCGGAGGTCGCCGACGTCGAAGGCGATCGCTGCTGGAACTGAACCAGCTCCAGCGGCTGGGCGAAATCAACGAAATAGCTCGCAAGGTGTTGGACTCGATGGATGCGGCCATTCACGCGAAGGAAGATTCGGGTCGCTGCTCTCAGTTTGTCATCTGCGAGGGTAATCAACTTTCAACCGGGCTGAAATACATCCGACGCTACTGGATGGCCGTGTGGAA TTTGGGAATTAGTTGGCTCACTGGCAACCTTGTAAATGAGGAATCTCGATCCGGTGTGATTTTAGACTGTCTGAAGTCGATGATCGTGGGCCTGGGTGGAGGAGATTGTCGAAAGAGCTTCCACTGCGTTGTAGGCCACAAACCAGGAGTGAAAATCAAACAATAG